A part of Larkinella insperata genomic DNA contains:
- a CDS encoding ion transporter has protein sequence MSTSDQKRPHTPWRSRLHEIIFESDTPAGKAFDIALIGSILVSVAVVMLESMGRVRAVHGDLLHSIEWFFTILFTLEYLLRLISVRQPLRYATSFLGLVDILAILPTYLSLLIPGTQYLFTIRILRLLRIFRILKLSEYLSEASIITSALRASQRKISVFILTVITLVIIIGSIMYIIEGEEHGFDSIPTSIYWAIVTLTTVGYGDLSPQTPAGKALASLVMIIGYGVIAVPTGIVTVEISQAAQKMRKVSAQSCPSCGSEGHDADAVFCKYCGSHL, from the coding sequence ATGTCCACATCCGATCAAAAGCGCCCGCACACGCCCTGGCGCAGCCGCCTGCACGAGATTATTTTTGAATCCGATACGCCCGCCGGCAAGGCGTTTGATATTGCCCTGATTGGGAGCATCCTGGTCAGCGTTGCCGTTGTCATGCTGGAAAGTATGGGGCGGGTGAGGGCCGTTCACGGCGACCTGTTGCACAGCATCGAATGGTTTTTCACGATTCTGTTCACCCTCGAGTATCTTCTGCGCCTGATCAGCGTCCGTCAACCACTGCGGTATGCCACGAGCTTCCTGGGACTGGTTGACATTCTGGCCATCCTGCCCACGTACCTGAGTTTGCTTATTCCCGGCACGCAGTATCTGTTCACGATCCGAATTCTGCGCTTACTACGGATTTTTCGGATTCTCAAACTGTCTGAGTACCTGTCCGAAGCCTCCATCATCACCAGTGCGTTACGAGCCAGCCAGCGAAAAATCAGCGTTTTTATCTTGACGGTGATCACGCTGGTCATCATTATCGGTTCCATCATGTACATCATCGAAGGCGAAGAACACGGCTTCGACAGCATCCCGACCAGCATTTACTGGGCCATTGTCACGCTGACCACCGTCGGCTACGGCGATCTTTCTCCGCAAACGCCCGCCGGCAAGGCGCTGGCTTCGCTGGTGATGATTATCGGCTACGGAGTCATTGCGGTACCCACCGGAATTGTGACGGTGGAGATTTCACAGGCGGCCCAGAAAATGCGGAAGGTGTCGGCGCAGTCCTGCCCTTCGTGCGGGTCGGAAGGCCACGACGCCGATGCGGTGTTCTGCAAATACTGCGGCTCGCATTTATGA
- a CDS encoding PVC-type heme-binding CxxCH protein — protein MIFARKPIVRQTIFLGLFLLGRLTGGLAQINVMSVAPAETDNSVAAELKSFQLADGYKVELFASEALGIADPCAMRWDEKGRLWVLTIPSYPQLEPGKKPFDKLIILEDRNGDGRADTSSVFADNLMMPLGFELGHGGVYLGEQTELVFLKDANGDGRADTREVLMAGFGTHDSHQTINSFLWSSGGELFFSQGHSIYSRVETAWGVEKADRAAIWRYRPRRRQLDNFLDGSMASVNPWGMNFGEWGEMFHKANDPELFYTVPGLVKTTHRALLPPIGKLVIKGSIIEIIRTKHLPDDLRGDFVIAGYYNNKIERMRVTNDSSGYTARLLDPILTSSSRSFRPIDIKVGPDGALYVLDWYNPIIGHYQASMRHPDRDKTHGRIWRITATGRPLVQTPKLAGQSAVALLDHLKSDEHWVRYQVKRLLAEKPLAEVQPALTDWVGRLEPTDEHDRMEALGVFESHELVNEDLLRQLAKGKEPGARAYAAHVAGRWSDRLADPLALLEPLIQDENARVRLEALVAVSNVPTPEAMALAAQVLDRPMDKFLRYALNKTAYALQEIWEPALQIGKLTFGKPSHLAWLVSILPPSGYTPAQFRKLASLENLTPEVRRSLLLSLTKTGKIPDIDFVLSQPLAQMDANFLESVGKLEAKTISPQAASFLKKSLSSKNTDVNMAAVRLVKAWKISPLTPTIRVLTLSNQTDPRVRAEGLKALVELTGRTVLPLLQKLLATPETPQKIRLAALQGMSELDVALAAGATVQEMQQPALSGEAVRAIITPLIDQRGGLQALTAHLGKTNLAKPQARLVLEALAVKGINAPELSNRLNKMAEERTVISRPYSPEYVEKLAKNVKEQGDARRGELIYRANPSCSACHALNGKGGTIGPNLSAVGRGLSSRELITEVLWPNQNIKEGYNRVQVETKKGEIIHGIKVFETAEVLHIKTTEAQKTRILNKRELANQTESGSLMPTGLMDAYPEEDVRDLIRFLSELGSQ, from the coding sequence ATGATTTTTGCCCGCAAACCCATCGTTCGTCAAACCATTTTCCTGGGTCTGTTCCTGTTGGGTCGGCTCACTGGTGGTCTGGCCCAGATCAACGTTATGTCGGTGGCTCCGGCCGAGACGGATAATTCGGTGGCCGCCGAACTGAAATCCTTCCAGCTGGCCGACGGCTACAAGGTCGAACTGTTTGCTTCCGAAGCACTCGGTATTGCCGACCCCTGCGCCATGCGGTGGGACGAAAAAGGCCGCCTGTGGGTGCTGACCATCCCCTCCTATCCGCAACTCGAACCCGGCAAAAAACCCTTCGACAAACTCATTATTCTGGAAGACCGAAACGGCGACGGCCGGGCCGATACGTCGTCTGTTTTTGCGGACAACCTGATGATGCCGCTGGGCTTTGAACTGGGCCACGGCGGGGTTTATCTGGGTGAGCAAACCGAGCTGGTTTTTCTGAAAGATGCCAACGGCGACGGCCGGGCCGACACGCGGGAGGTGCTGATGGCCGGTTTTGGCACGCACGATTCACACCAGACCATCAACTCGTTTCTCTGGAGCTCGGGCGGTGAATTGTTTTTTTCGCAGGGGCACAGCATTTACAGCCGGGTCGAAACGGCCTGGGGCGTCGAGAAAGCCGACCGGGCGGCCATCTGGCGGTACCGACCCCGGCGCCGTCAGCTCGACAATTTTCTGGACGGCTCCATGGCCAGCGTCAATCCGTGGGGCATGAACTTTGGCGAGTGGGGTGAAATGTTTCACAAAGCCAATGACCCCGAATTGTTTTATACCGTTCCGGGTTTGGTCAAAACCACCCACCGGGCGCTGCTCCCGCCCATCGGTAAGCTGGTGATCAAAGGCTCGATCATCGAAATCATTCGGACCAAACACTTGCCGGACGACCTCAGGGGGGATTTTGTCATCGCCGGATATTACAATAACAAAATCGAGCGGATGCGGGTAACGAACGATTCGTCGGGCTACACGGCCCGGCTGCTCGACCCGATTCTGACGTCGAGCAGCCGCAGTTTCCGGCCCATTGACATCAAAGTTGGTCCCGACGGCGCGCTGTACGTGCTGGACTGGTATAACCCGATCATCGGTCATTACCAGGCTTCCATGCGTCACCCCGACCGCGACAAAACCCACGGACGCATCTGGCGCATTACGGCCACCGGGCGTCCTCTGGTTCAGACTCCAAAGCTGGCTGGTCAATCCGCTGTGGCCTTGCTGGATCACTTAAAATCCGACGAACACTGGGTGCGCTACCAGGTGAAACGATTGCTGGCCGAAAAACCGCTGGCCGAAGTACAACCGGCGCTAACGGACTGGGTTGGCCGATTAGAGCCAACCGATGAGCATGATCGGATGGAAGCCCTCGGCGTTTTCGAGAGCCACGAACTCGTCAACGAAGACTTGCTGCGGCAATTGGCTAAGGGAAAAGAACCGGGGGCGCGGGCCTATGCCGCCCACGTTGCCGGGCGCTGGTCCGACCGGCTGGCCGATCCGCTGGCCCTGCTGGAACCGTTGATTCAGGACGAAAACGCCCGGGTCCGGCTGGAAGCTCTGGTGGCCGTCAGCAACGTTCCGACGCCGGAAGCAATGGCATTGGCCGCGCAGGTGCTGGACCGGCCAATGGACAAGTTCTTACGGTATGCTTTGAACAAAACCGCTTATGCGTTGCAGGAGATTTGGGAACCGGCTCTGCAAATCGGCAAGCTTACTTTCGGGAAACCGTCCCACCTGGCCTGGCTGGTGAGCATTCTACCGCCTTCCGGGTACACCCCGGCGCAGTTTCGGAAGCTGGCGAGCCTGGAAAACCTCACGCCGGAAGTTCGGCGCAGCCTGCTGCTGAGTTTGACCAAAACCGGAAAAATCCCTGATATCGACTTTGTTCTCAGCCAACCGCTGGCCCAGATGGACGCGAACTTCCTGGAAAGCGTGGGCAAACTGGAAGCGAAGACCATTTCACCGCAGGCCGCCAGTTTCCTCAAAAAAAGCCTTTCTTCGAAAAACACCGATGTCAACATGGCCGCTGTCCGTTTGGTCAAAGCCTGGAAAATCAGTCCGCTGACTCCGACCATCCGCGTGTTAACGTTGAGCAATCAAACCGATCCACGCGTGCGGGCGGAGGGGTTGAAGGCACTGGTCGAACTAACTGGCCGGACGGTTTTGCCCCTGCTTCAGAAACTGCTGGCGACGCCCGAAACGCCCCAGAAAATCCGGCTGGCAGCGTTGCAGGGCATGAGCGAACTGGATGTTGCGCTGGCGGCTGGCGCTACGGTACAAGAGATGCAGCAGCCCGCGCTTTCGGGCGAAGCCGTGCGGGCCATTATTACTCCGCTGATCGACCAGCGGGGTGGCCTTCAGGCCCTGACTGCGCACCTGGGCAAAACCAATCTTGCCAAACCGCAGGCCCGGCTGGTGCTGGAAGCCCTGGCGGTTAAAGGAATCAACGCCCCCGAACTCAGCAACCGCCTGAATAAAATGGCCGAAGAACGGACCGTAATTTCCCGCCCGTACAGCCCCGAATACGTGGAAAAGCTGGCGAAAAACGTGAAAGAACAGGGCGACGCCCGGCGCGGGGAGCTGATTTACCGGGCCAACCCCAGTTGTTCGGCCTGCCACGCCCTGAACGGAAAAGGCGGCACCATTGGCCCGAATCTGTCGGCGGTGGGCCGGGGATTGTCATCGCGGGAGCTGATTACGGAAGTGCTGTGGCCTAATCAGAACATCAAGGAAGGCTACAACCGGGTGCAGGTCGAAACGAAGAAGGGCGAAATCATTCACGGTATTAAGGTGTTCGAAACCGCCGAGGTGCTGCACATCAAAACCACGGAAGCCCAGAAAACCCGGATTCTCAACAAGAGAGAACTGGCGAACCAGACGGAAAGCGGCTCGCTGATGCCTACCGGGCTGATGGATGCGTATCCGGAAGAGGATGTGCGGGATTTGATCCGGTTTTTGAGTGAACTGGGCAGCCAGTAA
- a CDS encoding MFS transporter translates to MEQVVVGARRSRVRYGMLALVFVNVVINYLDRSNLAVAASSLSKDLELSPVQMGYIFSAFGWTYAVLQVPGGLLADRFGPRVLYAFCLITWSLATVFQGLARGFASLFSLRLATGAFEAPSYPINNRIVTSWFPDNERAAATAMYVSGQFIGLAFLTPVLVTIQYYAGWKGLFLITGLVGLVWGVVWYFLYRDPLEHSGVNQAELEYIEEGGGLFRGQKRGAAPIRVWSAANLKLVLSGRTLWGVYLAQFAVNATLWFFLTWFPTYLVKYRGLDFIKSGYLASIPFLAACAGVLLSGFVSDNLVKRGWSVSAARKMPIIIGLLLSVSLVGANYTNDTALVIFFMSFSFFGAGMALISWVFVSLLAPKHLIGLTGGVFNFMGNLASIIVPIVIGYLAKDGDFKPALVFIGALGLVGACSYIFLVGKIERRG, encoded by the coding sequence ATGGAACAAGTCGTTGTGGGTGCTCGCAGAAGCCGGGTGCGCTACGGAATGCTGGCGCTCGTGTTTGTCAACGTCGTCATCAATTACCTCGACCGGAGCAATCTGGCGGTGGCTGCGTCGTCGCTCAGCAAGGATTTAGAATTGTCGCCCGTCCAGATGGGCTACATTTTTTCGGCGTTTGGCTGGACGTATGCGGTTTTGCAGGTGCCGGGTGGGCTGCTGGCCGACCGGTTTGGTCCCCGGGTACTGTACGCTTTCTGTTTGATTACCTGGTCGCTGGCTACGGTATTTCAGGGATTGGCGCGCGGATTTGCCAGTCTATTTTCGCTTCGGTTAGCCACCGGGGCCTTTGAAGCCCCTTCGTACCCGATCAACAACCGGATCGTTACGAGCTGGTTTCCCGACAACGAGCGGGCGGCTGCAACGGCCATGTACGTGTCCGGACAGTTTATTGGTCTGGCGTTTCTGACGCCGGTTTTGGTCACCATTCAATATTACGCGGGCTGGAAAGGGCTGTTTTTAATCACCGGTCTGGTGGGGCTGGTCTGGGGTGTTGTCTGGTATTTTCTGTACCGCGATCCGCTGGAGCATTCGGGCGTCAATCAGGCCGAGCTGGAATACATCGAAGAAGGGGGCGGTTTGTTCCGGGGGCAAAAACGGGGTGCCGCGCCGATCCGGGTGTGGAGTGCGGCCAACCTCAAGCTGGTCCTCAGTGGCCGGACGTTATGGGGTGTTTATCTGGCCCAATTTGCCGTTAACGCTACGCTCTGGTTTTTCCTGACCTGGTTTCCAACGTACCTCGTCAAATACCGGGGACTGGATTTTATCAAATCCGGTTATTTGGCTTCCATCCCGTTTCTGGCGGCCTGCGCCGGGGTGCTGCTGTCGGGTTTTGTATCCGATAATCTGGTCAAGCGGGGCTGGTCGGTCAGTGCGGCCCGGAAAATGCCGATCATCATTGGCCTGCTGCTGTCGGTTAGTCTGGTCGGAGCCAACTACACCAACGACACGGCGCTGGTCATCTTCTTTATGTCGTTTTCCTTTTTTGGGGCCGGTATGGCCCTGATCTCCTGGGTTTTCGTGTCGTTACTAGCCCCAAAACACCTGATCGGGCTGACCGGCGGGGTATTCAATTTTATGGGCAATCTCGCGTCGATCATCGTACCGATCGTCATTGGCTACCTGGCAAAAGACGGCGATTTCAAACCGGCACTGGTGTTCATCGGTGCATTGGGCTTAGTGGGCGCCTGTTCGTACATCTTCCTGGTTGGCAAAATTGAGCGGAGGGGGTGA
- a CDS encoding bile acid:sodium symporter family protein, translated as MPRRLSIFLLALSGLAFAGSAVMHYSGHLAGTGPGLMVALVLLALGFRGFAQLRGFSYTVWILAAVTVAMFYPGYFFTVGNFELKRLIVPFVQLTMFGMGSHMSFDDFKGVVRMPKGVLIGICCHFMVMPLVGFGLSHLFDFEPEIAGGVILIGCVSSAMASNVMSYLSGANLALAVTIGACSTILSPFITPFLMKWLGGQYVEIDIAHMMIDITNMIIIPVVAGFIFNLFYFGNLTRRAKTVQLLAFAAVILVTNVLMMFVTRSGFTGFLMALLSSTFWFYLLPMVCASLLRNTRTIDRPMIESALSFVAMLGIVINTVIITASGRDNLLQVGGLLIVTCLLHNVIGLSIGYFTAFLFGLPERDRRTIAFEVGMQNGGVATGLALKMGKVATLGLASAIFGPLQNVTGSALANWFRKRPAGPHPGPDASMTAQTVSELAKETR; from the coding sequence ATGCCGCGTCGTTTGTCGATTTTCCTGCTGGCGTTGTCCGGCCTGGCCTTTGCGGGCTCGGCGGTGATGCATTACTCCGGTCATCTGGCGGGAACCGGCCCCGGCCTGATGGTGGCCCTGGTACTGCTGGCGCTGGGCTTCCGGGGCTTTGCCCAGCTCAGGGGATTTTCCTACACCGTCTGGATTCTGGCGGCCGTCACGGTCGCCATGTTCTACCCCGGCTATTTCTTTACCGTCGGCAATTTTGAACTCAAACGGCTGATTGTTCCTTTCGTGCAGTTGACCATGTTCGGCATGGGTTCGCACATGAGTTTCGATGATTTCAAGGGAGTCGTCAGGATGCCGAAAGGCGTGCTGATCGGCATTTGCTGTCATTTTATGGTGATGCCCCTGGTGGGTTTCGGCCTGTCGCACCTGTTTGACTTTGAGCCGGAAATTGCCGGGGGCGTTATCCTGATCGGCTGCGTTTCGAGCGCAATGGCGTCCAATGTCATGTCGTACCTGTCGGGTGCCAACCTGGCCCTGGCCGTTACCATCGGGGCCTGTTCAACCATTCTGTCCCCGTTTATCACGCCCTTTCTGATGAAATGGCTGGGCGGTCAGTACGTTGAAATCGACATTGCGCACATGATGATCGACATCACCAACATGATCATCATTCCGGTGGTGGCGGGTTTCATTTTCAACCTGTTTTATTTTGGCAACCTAACCCGCCGGGCGAAAACCGTTCAGTTGCTGGCCTTTGCCGCGGTCATTCTGGTAACCAACGTCCTTATGATGTTCGTTACCCGTTCCGGCTTTACGGGTTTCCTGATGGCCTTGCTCAGTTCAACGTTCTGGTTTTACCTGCTCCCGATGGTCTGCGCCAGCCTGCTAAGAAATACCCGAACCATCGACCGGCCGATGATTGAAAGCGCCCTGTCGTTTGTGGCCATGCTCGGCATTGTGATCAACACCGTAATCATAACGGCGTCCGGACGCGACAACCTGCTGCAAGTCGGCGGACTGCTGATCGTTACCTGCCTGTTGCATAACGTCATCGGGCTCAGCATCGGCTATTTCACGGCTTTTCTCTTCGGCCTTCCCGAGCGCGACCGCCGGACCATTGCGTTTGAAGTGGGGATGCAAAACGGCGGAGTCGCCACCGGCCTGGCCCTGAAAATGGGAAAAGTGGCGACGCTGGGGCTGGCGTCGGCCATCTTCGGACCGTTGCAGAACGTGACGGGGTCGGCCCTGGCGAACTGGTTCCGGAAACGGCCCGCTGGCCCCCATCCCGGCCCCGATGCGTCTATGACGGCCCAAACCGTAAGCGAGCTGGCAAAAGAAACCCGGTAG
- a CDS encoding SDR family NAD(P)-dependent oxidoreductase: MTKEILPGIKQFDLTGKAAIVTGGSKGLGLAMAAGLASAGANLLLVNRTSEEGAKAAEELSKDFGISALSFSADITDQKQTETMAKAAMDAFGRIDILINSAGINIRGPIDEVTLADFNQVMEVNVTGTWLCCRAVTPFMKEAGRGSIINLASTLGLVGLSNRTPYTSSKGAVVQMTRALALELAPFNITVNAICPGPFLTDMNVPIADTDEGKKFVVGATALGRWGQLREIQGAAIFLASDAATYMVGSMLTVDGGWTAR; encoded by the coding sequence ATGACAAAAGAAATACTGCCTGGAATTAAGCAATTTGATTTAACCGGAAAAGCCGCCATTGTCACGGGCGGATCAAAAGGATTGGGGCTGGCGATGGCCGCCGGACTCGCTTCGGCGGGGGCGAATTTGTTGCTCGTGAACCGTACGTCCGAAGAAGGAGCCAAAGCCGCCGAAGAACTCAGCAAGGATTTCGGTATTTCCGCCCTTTCGTTCAGTGCCGACATCACGGACCAGAAGCAAACCGAAACGATGGCGAAAGCGGCCATGGACGCTTTCGGGCGAATTGACATCCTGATCAACAGCGCCGGAATCAACATCCGCGGGCCAATTGACGAGGTGACGCTGGCGGATTTTAACCAGGTGATGGAAGTAAATGTGACCGGTACCTGGCTCTGCTGCCGGGCCGTGACGCCGTTTATGAAAGAAGCCGGGCGGGGCAGCATCATCAACCTGGCCAGTACGCTGGGCCTGGTGGGCCTGTCGAACCGGACGCCCTACACCTCCAGCAAGGGCGCGGTGGTGCAGATGACCCGGGCACTGGCGCTGGAACTGGCCCCGTTCAACATTACCGTCAATGCCATTTGCCCCGGACCGTTTCTGACGGACATGAACGTACCGATTGCCGACACCGACGAGGGCAAGAAGTTTGTGGTGGGCGCCACCGCGCTGGGCCGTTGGGGGCAGTTGCGCGAAATTCAGGGAGCCGCCATTTTCCTCGCCAGCGATGCCGCCACCTACATGGTCGGTTCGATGCTGACCGTCGACGGCGGCTGGACGGCGAGATAA
- a CDS encoding family 16 glycoside hydrolase has product MILSNSFGNGFRRFLPLLLCLTVFAGRAQPRVDKAFFNGRDLTGWSATDVKYWSVKNGTIVGRADQPVDKNKFLWSSVKVADFYLSVDVKLEPDDRNAGIQFRSQKADASGQALGYQADMGQDVWGRLYHEHGRQKLDWSDRGEKAVQRGQWNQYEILAVGDRIWTAINGKLAVAIRDPGGDASGYMALQIHSGEPQTVTYKINQLVHNPNVALAGLNEAELNRQLKMPLDKRRSSAMPVFQSGDVIAFAGGSNIAAMRKDGILETRLYAAFPATRLHIWNLGWDGDTVYEQFRDVGFGSWSKNLDSLGAKVVFVQFGQMESLQGEKSLPHFITAYQTLLDSIRQPDRRLVLLSPIPFEPARLPQTPLGKSENPMNTAPVEQYTEAIRKLAEAEGYGFVDLFHSLRSSDLAGPITVDGIHLTKEGQEQVATQIFKYLNPPVRSLEKLEALNREVRQKNILWFNYWRPSNWAFLNGDRTTQPFSHDWQDKTRRIFPEEMKAFEPLIREAEQRIADEQRKLAPVR; this is encoded by the coding sequence ATGATTCTCTCCAACTCCTTTGGCAACGGCTTTCGCCGGTTTTTGCCGCTTCTGCTCTGCCTTACGGTTTTTGCAGGCCGGGCACAACCCCGGGTCGACAAAGCATTTTTCAACGGCCGGGATCTAACCGGCTGGTCGGCCACGGACGTGAAGTACTGGTCGGTAAAAAACGGTACCATTGTGGGCCGGGCTGATCAGCCGGTTGACAAAAACAAATTTCTCTGGTCGTCGGTCAAGGTGGCGGATTTTTACCTGAGCGTCGATGTCAAGCTCGAACCGGACGACCGCAATGCCGGGATTCAGTTTCGCTCCCAGAAAGCCGACGCGTCCGGCCAGGCGCTGGGCTACCAGGCCGACATGGGCCAGGACGTTTGGGGGCGGCTCTACCACGAACACGGACGGCAGAAACTGGACTGGTCGGACCGGGGCGAAAAAGCCGTTCAACGCGGTCAGTGGAATCAGTACGAGATTCTAGCCGTGGGCGACCGGATCTGGACGGCAATCAACGGAAAACTGGCCGTTGCGATCAGAGATCCCGGCGGAGATGCGTCGGGATACATGGCGCTCCAGATTCACAGCGGAGAGCCACAAACCGTTACCTACAAGATCAACCAGCTGGTTCACAACCCCAACGTTGCGTTAGCCGGGCTGAATGAAGCGGAATTGAACCGCCAGTTGAAAATGCCGCTGGACAAACGCCGGAGCAGCGCCATGCCGGTCTTCCAGTCGGGTGACGTTATTGCTTTCGCCGGGGGCAGTAACATTGCCGCCATGCGCAAGGACGGTATTCTGGAGACGCGGCTTTACGCGGCTTTCCCGGCCACCCGATTGCACATCTGGAACCTGGGCTGGGACGGCGACACGGTTTACGAGCAGTTCCGCGATGTGGGGTTTGGCAGTTGGAGCAAAAATCTGGACAGTCTGGGCGCCAAGGTCGTATTTGTGCAGTTTGGCCAGATGGAGTCGCTCCAGGGCGAAAAATCACTTCCGCACTTCATCACCGCCTACCAGACATTGCTGGACAGCATTCGCCAACCGGATCGGCGGCTGGTGCTGCTCTCCCCCATACCGTTCGAACCCGCCCGTTTGCCGCAGACTCCGCTCGGGAAATCGGAAAACCCGATGAACACGGCCCCCGTCGAACAATACACCGAAGCCATCCGGAAACTGGCCGAAGCGGAAGGATACGGTTTTGTTGACCTGTTTCATTCCCTGCGGTCGTCGGACTTAGCCGGACCAATTACCGTCGACGGAATCCATTTAACCAAAGAAGGGCAGGAACAGGTGGCGACCCAAATTTTTAAATACCTGAATCCGCCGGTCAGATCACTGGAAAAGCTGGAAGCGCTCAACCGGGAAGTGCGGCAGAAAAATATCCTGTGGTTTAATTACTGGCGGCCCAGCAACTGGGCGTTTCTGAACGGCGACCGGACGACGCAGCCCTTTAGCCACGACTGGCAGGACAAAACCCGCCGAATTTTCCCCGAAGAAATGAAAGCCTTCGAGCCCCTGATCCGGGAAGCCGAACAGCGCATTGCCGACGAACAACGCAAGCTGGCCCCCGTGCGGTAA
- a CDS encoding SDR family NAD(P)-dependent oxidoreductase, with the protein MNFSDRFKGQVAIITGGADGLGKSIAQRLGAEGASLALFDRNTVLLEQTAQELMAQNIRVRTYTVDISQEEAVKHSVAQTVKDFGKIDVVVHSAGIVGPTSTKITDYATADFEKVCAVNLFGSFLITKHTVGHMAGRGYGRILLIASIAGKEGNPGMVGYSVSKAGVIGLVKAIAKEYATAGITINGLAPAVIRTAMNADTAPEQLAYMTAKIPMGRLGEPDEVAAMATFIVSPENSFSTGFIYDISGGRATY; encoded by the coding sequence ATGAATTTTTCTGACCGATTCAAGGGTCAGGTGGCCATCATTACGGGCGGGGCCGACGGGCTGGGGAAATCCATTGCCCAGCGATTGGGCGCGGAGGGCGCGTCGCTGGCCCTGTTTGATCGGAATACGGTTTTGCTGGAACAAACGGCGCAGGAGCTAATGGCGCAGAACATTCGCGTTCGAACCTATACCGTTGATATTTCGCAGGAAGAAGCGGTGAAACATTCCGTTGCGCAAACCGTGAAGGATTTCGGGAAAATCGACGTGGTGGTGCATTCGGCGGGTATTGTCGGGCCGACCAGCACGAAAATCACGGACTACGCGACGGCGGATTTCGAGAAAGTCTGCGCCGTTAATCTGTTCGGGAGCTTTCTGATTACTAAACACACGGTTGGCCACATGGCCGGGCGCGGCTACGGCCGGATTCTGCTGATTGCGTCCATTGCCGGCAAAGAAGGGAATCCGGGCATGGTGGGCTATTCGGTCAGCAAAGCGGGCGTTATTGGGCTGGTCAAAGCCATTGCCAAGGAATACGCCACCGCCGGAATCACCATCAACGGGCTGGCCCCGGCCGTAATCCGGACCGCCATGAACGCCGACACCGCCCCGGAGCAACTCGCTTACATGACCGCCAAAATACCGATGGGCCGCCTGGGTGAGCCCGACGAAGTGGCCGCGATGGCCACCTTTATCGTTTCCCCCGAAAATAGCTTTTCAACCGGTTTTATTTACGACATTTCGGGCGGCAGGGCAACGTATTGA
- a CDS encoding EamA family transporter — MKLGNEKSRWVGFALAIVAATFWGVSGAFAQFLFNQRGINTEWLVTIRLLISGFILLTMAYLRKGPAVWQLWRNNGDVAQILLFGFVGIPAVQYTYFAAIEHSNAATATVLQYVGPVLIVIYLAFRNRKWPAPFQYLAVFMATIGTFLLVTHGRFDRLSISGHALFWGLGAAFGLAFYTIQPTRLLNRYDPLIITGWGMLLGGFAFSFVHAPWEGSGHWDLYTYLSTAAVILLGTVIAFSFFLQAVRLIGAETASLLSSVEPLSATVLSILWLGVSFESIDWLGGLLILSTVILLTLKKPEAAY; from the coding sequence ATGAAGTTAGGGAATGAAAAAAGCCGGTGGGTCGGGTTTGCGCTGGCCATTGTTGCGGCTACTTTTTGGGGTGTTTCCGGCGCGTTTGCTCAGTTTTTGTTCAACCAGCGGGGCATTAACACCGAATGGCTGGTGACGATCCGGCTGCTTATTTCCGGTTTCATTCTGCTAACGATGGCTTATCTTCGCAAAGGACCGGCGGTGTGGCAACTCTGGCGCAACAACGGCGATGTAGCCCAAATTCTCCTGTTTGGTTTTGTCGGTATTCCGGCCGTACAATATACCTACTTTGCCGCCATCGAACATTCCAATGCCGCTACGGCCACGGTTCTCCAGTATGTGGGGCCGGTGCTGATCGTGATTTACCTGGCTTTTCGAAACCGTAAATGGCCCGCGCCTTTTCAGTATCTGGCGGTTTTCATGGCGACCATCGGAACCTTCCTGCTGGTTACGCACGGCCGTTTCGACCGGCTTTCCATCTCGGGCCACGCCTTGTTCTGGGGGTTGGGTGCCGCGTTCGGACTGGCTTTTTACACGATTCAACCGACGCGGTTGCTCAATCGCTACGATCCCCTGATTATTACGGGCTGGGGAATGCTGCTCGGCGGATTCGCCTTTAGTTTCGTCCACGCTCCGTGGGAGGGTTCGGGCCATTGGGACCTTTACACGTATCTGTCGACCGCAGCCGTTATTCTGCTGGGCACGGTGATCGCTTTTTCGTTTTTTCTGCAAGCCGTCCGACTGATCGGGGCCGAAACCGCCAGCCTGCTGTCGTCCGTCGAACCGTTATCGGCAACCGTCCTTTCGATTCTCTGGCTCGGCGTATCGTTCGAATCCATTGACTGGCTGGGCGGATTGCTGATTTTATCGACGGTTATTTTGTTAACCCTGAAAAAGCCGGAAGCGGCTTACTGA